Proteins co-encoded in one Zalophus californianus isolate mZalCal1 chromosome 9, mZalCal1.pri.v2, whole genome shotgun sequence genomic window:
- the LOC113922238 gene encoding aldehyde dehydrogenase, mitochondrial-like: MDASDRGRLLNRLADLIERDRTYLAALETLDNGKPYVISYRVDLDMVLKCFRYHAGWADKYHGKTIPIDGDFFSSTRHEPVGVCGQIIPWNFPLLTQAWKLGPALATGNVVVMKVAEQTPLTALYVANLIKEAGFPPGVVNIIPGFGPTAGAAITSHEDVDKVAFTGSTEVGRLVQVAAGSSNLKRVTLELGGKSPNIIMSDADMNCAVEQAHFALFFNQGQCCCAGSRTFGQEDVYAEFVERSVPRAKSRVVGNPFDSQTEQGPQVDETQFKKILGYIKSGKEEGAKLLCGGGAAADRGYFIQPTVFGDVQDSMTIAREEIFGPVMQILKFKTIEEITGRANNSNYGLAAAVFTKDLDKANYLSQALQAGTVWVNCYDVFGAQSPFGGYKMSGSGRELGEYGLQAYTEVKTVTVKVPQKNS; this comes from the coding sequence ATGGATGCGTCTGACAGGGGCCGCCTGCTGAACCGCCTGGCTGATCTGATTGAGCGGGACCGGACCTACCTAGCAGCCTTGGAGACCCTGGATAACGGCAAGCCCTATGTCATCTCCTACCGGGTGGATCTGGACATGGTTCTCAAATGCTTCCGTTATCACGCTGGCTGGGCTGATAAGTACCACGGGAAAACTATTCCCATCGATGGGGACTTCTTCAGCTCTACCCGCCATGAACCCGTCGGGGTGTGCGGGCAGATCATTCCGTGGAACTTCCCGCTCCTGACGCAAGCCTGGAAACTCGGCCCAGCCCTGGCGACCGGAAATGTGGTTGTGATGAAGGTAGCTGAGCAGACTCCACTGACTGCCCTCTATGTGGCCAACCTGATTAAGGAGGCTGGCTTTCCCCCTGGCGTGGTCAATATTATTCCTGGATTTGGCCCCACAGCTGGGGCCGCCATCACCTCCcatgaggatgtggacaaagtGGCCTTCACAGGCTCCACCGAGGTTGGCCGCCTAGTCCAGGTTGCCGCAGGGAGCAGTAACCTCAAGAGAGTGACCCTGGAGCTGGGGGGAAAGAGCCCCAATATCATCATGTCAGATGCAGATATGAACTGCGCTGTGGAGCAGGCCCACTTCGCCCTGTTCTTCAACCAGGGCCAGTGCTGCTGTGCGGGCTCCCGGACCTTTGGGCAAGAAGATGTGTACGCCGAGTTTGTGGAGAGGAGCGTTCCCCGGGCCAAGTCTCGTGTGGTCGGGAACCCCTTTGACAGCCAGACTGAGCAGGGGCCACAGGTAGATGAAACTCAGTTTAAGAAGATCCTTGGTTATATCAAatctgggaaggaggagggggcgaAGCTGCTGTGTGGTGGAGGGGCGGCTGCTGACCGTGGCTACTTCATCCAGCCCACCGTGTTCGGAGATGTGCAAGACAGCATGACTATCGCCAGGGAGGAGATCTTTGGGCCAGTGATGCAGATCCTGAAGTTCAAGACCATAGAGGAAATCACTGGGAGAGCCAACAATTCCAACTATGGGCTGGCTGCAGCTGTCTTCACCAAGGACTTGGACAAGGCCAATTATCTGTCCCAAGCCCTCCAGGCTGGCACTGTGTGGGTCAACTGCTATGATGTGTTTGGGGCCCAGTCCCCATTCGGTGGCTACAAGATGTCCGGGAGCGGCCGGGAGCTAGGAGAGTATGGGCTGCAGGCATACACCGAAGTGAAAACCGTCACGGTCAAAGTGCCTCAGAAGAACTCCTGA